A window of Mytilus edulis chromosome 10, xbMytEdul2.2, whole genome shotgun sequence contains these coding sequences:
- the LOC139490702 gene encoding uncharacterized protein has protein sequence MMVAINQESPDNSDRPKESTSESEVDTGFDSTTHDTTRDTSLTRTIGGPTYIRWGRTICRNDTELVYDGYSAGKKWNKYGSGANYLCLTKTPEWGDLQSPRGTISELYGVEIDAPDVADSLEVPCSVCRLLFRFSLVMIPGRKTCPKDWTVEYWGYLMSESSLYKNRMSTEYVCVDNEWEHYGTTNNDNAVWYFTKGMCGSLPCPPYINGKLLTCVVCSR, from the exons ATGATGGTAGCTATCAACCAGGAGTCGCCTGATAATTCAGACAGACCTAAAGAGTCTACCTCGGAAAGTGAAGTAGATACTGGATTTGATAGTACGACACACGATACAACCCGAGATACTTCTTTGACCAGAACAATTGGCG GTCCGACATACATAAGATGGGGAAGGACAATTTGCAGGAATGACACAGAATTGGTTTACGATG GTTACTCAGCAGGGAAGAAATGGAATAAATATGGTTCAGGCGCAAACTACTTGTGTCTAACGAAAACTCCAGAATGGGGAGATCTACAAAGTCCAAGAGGTACTATAAGTGAGCTGTATGGAGTGGAAATAGATGCTCCCGATGTAGCAGATAGTTTAGAAGTTCCTTGTTCTGTTTGTCGACTTTTATTCCGGTTCTCATTGGTGATGATTCCTGGGCGGAAAACATGCCCTAAGGATTGGACCGTTGAATACTGGGGATATCTGATGTCAGAGTCATCACTGTACAAGAACAGAATGAGTACTGAATACGTGTGTGTAGACAACGAATGGGAGCACTATGGGACTACAAATAATGACAATGCAGTTTGGTATTTTACTAAAGGAATGTGTGGTTCACTTCCGTGTCCACCTTATATCAATGGTAAACTATTGACATGCGTGGTTTGTTCGCGTTGA
- the LOC139490710 gene encoding uncharacterized protein codes for MSSTEDSDSGLSQSSQVAADIMSILASGDEASFSGFSAVADESVHFSPPPKKRQLKSVVVPPETVKKLKKTTASKQNNERGPGKGPGKNKKGKAPVKRGNNVTPSDKDKEREDEFRRIYSKLELLLDRQNSNADRYELASAPEHPVAPEEDEGEGEVDFSQYDIFGNNADDEFESEVNSEEEFAYAIPKIFEDDDKFGDETHKSIAALVNAVTNRKSVITEIAKDYKVPSNSKSLAPPKVNPEIWHLLNRQARSDDLSFQTIQRILGFGIVPVIRTAEALTKPDAVKMVAKMRVNINNALSMLCAAFFEISYVRRMTLKNNMDQKYHQLCTRHLDVTEYLFGDDVSKKVKDINDAQKMKGVVNTATSKNWRQGGCSYGCPPGINRGRGRYQNNNYGQRGMRNSRYRGRAGYRNQRGRRY; via the coding sequence ATGTCTAGTACGGAAGACTCCGACTCGGGTCTTTCCCAATCAAGCCAAGTGGCGGCGGACATAATGTCCATTCTAGCTTCGGGTGACGAAGCTAGTTTCTCTGGGTTTTCTGCAGTGGCTGATGAGTCAGTACACTTTTCACCACCACCCAAAAAGAGACAATTAAAGTCGGTCGTGGTCCCCCCAGAAACTgttaagaaattaaagaaaactaccgcaagtaaacaaaacaatgaaagaGGCCCGGGTAAGGGACCCGGTAAGAACAAGAAGGGAAAAGCTCCCGTAAAACGGGGAAACAATGTAACACCTTCAGATAAAGATAAAGAAAGAGAAGATGAATTCAGAAGAATTTATTCTAAACTAGAACTCTTGTTAGACAGGCAAAATAGTAATGCCGACAGATATGAATTAGCGAGTGCACCGGAACACCCGGTTGCACCGGAAGAAGACGAAGGTGAAGGTGAAGTTGACTTTAGTCAATATGACATTTTTGGAAACAATGCAGATGATGAGTTTGAGTCAGAGGTAAACAGCGAGGAAGAGTTCGCTTATGCTATACCAAAAATTTTTGAAGATGATGACAAGTTTGGTGACGAAACACATAAGAGTATCGCTGCTCTTGTAAACGCTGTGACAAATCGTAAGTCTGTTATTACAGAAATAGCTAAGGATTATAAAGTTCCTTCAAATAGCAAGTCTTTGGCACCTCCTAAAGTTAATCCTGAGATTTGGCATCTATTGAATCGCCAAGCCAGAAGTGATGATCTGTCCTTTCAAACCATACAAAGGATCTTGGGTTTTGGCATTGTACCAGTAATACGTACTGCAGAAGCACTGACCAAACCAGATGCAGTAAAAATGGTGGCTAAAATGAGGGTCAACATTAATAATGCCCTGTCAATGCTTTGTGCAGCATTTTTTGAAATATCATATGTTAGACGCATGACACTGAAAAACAATATGGATCAGAAGTACCATCAACTGTGTACAAGACATTTAGACGTTACCGAATATTTGTTCGGAGATGATGTGTCCAAGAAAGTTAAAGATATTAATGATGCCCAGAAGATGAAGGGAGTTGTAAATACAGCTACTTCAAAAAACTGGAGACAAGGGGGTTGCAGCTATGGTTGCCCCCCAGGTATAAACAGGGGCAGAGGAAGATACCAAAACAACAATTATGGCCAAAGAGGCATGAGAAACTCCCGCTACAGAGGGAGAGCTGGTTACAGAAACCAAAGAGGCAGGAGATATTAG
- the LOC139492662 gene encoding uncharacterized protein, with product MLRNLLHSLGFLVNKEKSVFIPTQRIIFLGYLIDSVQFKVFLTEEKIQKILKSANKIYSLYNPVIREVSSLIGLFTSASCAVLLAPIFHRYLDIEKTLALSKNNDNYDGIMSLSENSRNEILWWIKNVDRNEGKSISFGTPTEYIETDASKIGWGAVYGKNKTQGRWMKSESISHINILELLAIKYAFFSLGKNISNSHICIKSDSSTAVQYINNMGGSVVALLEVVREIWFWAADKNNFITAVHIAGKDNITPDQLSRNFSDSSEWKLKENIFRNICGHFFQPNIDLFASRLNKQLSKYVSWFPDPDAMASDAFSFSWKNYLPYVFPPFSIIARILNKVEEEQVRMVLMIVPTWPSQPWFPRLLNCLVDYPVILPFCQDLLRLVHNNQKHPLNMRKLFLVACVVSGIPSKRREFQNQLETSSLSHGESLPRDNMNIVGGNGIFGVIHKKSIPLHQMKYKY from the coding sequence ATGTTGAGAAATCTGTTACACTCTCTAGGGTTCTTagtaaataaagaaaaatcagTATTCATTCCAACACAGAGAATAATTTTTCTAGGATATTTGATTGATTCTGTGCAATTTAAAGTGTTTCTGAcagaagaaaaaatacaaaagattttgaaaagtgcaaacaAAATCTATAGTTTATACAATCCTGTTATCAGGGAAGTAAGTTCTTTAATAGGTTTATTTACTTCAGCTTCATGTGCAGTTTTATTAGCACCAATTTTTCATAGATATTTAGATATTGAGAAAACTTTAGCTTTGAGCAAAAACAATGACAATTATGATGGTATCATGAGTCTCTCTGAGAATTcaagaaatgaaattttatgGTGGATTAAAAATGTAGATAGGAATGAAGGGAAAAGTATAAGCTTTGGTACTCCTACTGAGTATATTGAAACTGACGCTTCTAAAATTGGATGGGGAGCGGTTTATGGTAAAAATAAGACTCAAGGAAGATGGATGAAATCTGAAAGCATTTCACACATTAATATATTAGAACTTTTAGctataaaatatgcatttttttcattaggaaaaaacatttcaaattctcatatttgcaTTAAATCTGATAGCTCTACAGCagttcaatatataaataacatggGAGGTAGTGTTGTAGCACTATTGGAAGTAGTAAGAGAAATATGGTTCTGGGCTGctgataaaaacaattttataacagCAGTCCATATTGCAGGGAAAGATAATATTACTCCTGATCAATTGTCAAGAAATTTTAGTGACTCTTCTGAATGGAagttgaaagaaaatatatttagaaatatttgtGGGCATTTCTTTCAAccaaatattgatttatttgcTTCTAGACTTAATAAACAGTTAAGTAAATATGTCTCATGGTTTCCAGATCCAGATGCTATGGCTTCTgatgctttttctttttcttggaaAAATTATTTACCATATGTTTTTCCTCCTTTCAGTATCATAGCAAGAATTTTGAACAAGGTAGAAGAGGAACAGGTGAGAATGGTTTTAATGATAGTTCCAACATGGCCATCCCAACCTTGGTTTCCAAGATTATTGAATTGTTTGGTCGATTATCCTGTTATTCTCCCTTTTTGTCAAGATCTTTTAAGACTTGTACACAACAATCAAAAGCACCCGCTAAACATGAGAAAGTTATTCCTAGTCGCTTGTGTAGTATCAGGCATTCCCTCCAAAAGAAGGGAATTTCAAAATCAGCTAGAAACATCATCACTCAGTCATGGAGAGTCTCTACCTCGCGACAATATGAATATAGTTGGCGGAAATGGTATCTTTGGTGTAATACACAAAAAATCAATACCACTTCACCAAATGAAGTACAAGTATTGA
- the LOC139490709 gene encoding protein mono-ADP-ribosyltransferase PARP14-like, which translates to MATTVSKGNEDIEEDVPTNRIKVSNLPSKVTEDEIKHFFESRKVSGGGGRDVEFVDYEKESNTAFVTFKEVEAVEAVLSKTPLLFDEKTTILIEKIYVEDDPDVEDYNRCTIEVTGMSQFSTKNGVKLYFESKRGANADVLSLDYVEEEEMYLIKFESEEVVDECLTKTHRLDQTDLYVRKHIPLQPDATYPKQAFVSGFNMKTTEEALRNYLEARSKTDVKQFIFGDIEGTAIVEFKTQPDIEKLTSECKNRQLNGCFLKVESVPVSKSIIVSKIKPGTTKDAVMFYFDNERKSGVTGVEEVDLDNKNNTCIVDFVDCEAPFTACKKEHKIEGSVVKVEIYYKCLGGTATGDGPKFKPLDPLSVDLDIKIVQFLSNSDTAKEEVNKVLKPYNACIPKWPAGKSASITIICTLTADTKDCKKLVKTWEDDVGKCLKTFVATLHVEKCEMLQDAWTPVIDKLRSVSIDKPDLVALSVEKKEYEIYIMGYKKQVTDLSKKVKSIISEVSAEIEKKKQQVKEKASLKYHQIAILVLRDFPNKIMKSYKELKVEADSDKLVVTFDGLGKDVMEAKLKMFEDIQHIACVSVGSLSKQMVEFVESSEVSNFIKEQFKKKKKIGVWEISEGSLTMYAMSDKDAHECIKIYKNSVVESSVSIEDAQSSLMKTDKWRELVDKIKGKCPNQIVQILHDSDGKIVILCTLEGKIGMIREDIEDFLRDNTVENVSLELSPGEIKVINLHFKSKFEAIEKEFQKDKVQISLGAKSVVIMGNSKGIKGAKIKVENIIKEISTEEHTVSKPGVFKFMKTDQGRRTVSTTEKEVGVIIQTLIDGEDDVTKDEDTTTLRQPFINPTGITQIAQSNVAGRLVVAVLGDITQLEVDVIVNAANEDLDHRGGLAKVIVNKGGKDIQRECTKHVKQKGKLSEGEVYCSKAGKLKCKMIAHAFGPVWKNGRSNEEDHLRDCVMESMGETDNRSMSSIAIPAISTGIFGYPTDKATKVIVEAVQDYFKQNSNSKIKKVYLCDINEGTIKLFVDGMKKYFGTAKILADPEETVNPWKNYVQPSERGRDGRKGTVQFGSVSVRVVKGQLAQQKVDVIVNSTSRDLNLGGGMLSKSVLKAGGQGLQNECTQNYPNGIKEGEVAITTGGKLSCKNVLHGCLPSWHHDQSSIKILETFITECLNVSTKKQHKSIAFPSLGTGKLGYPVDQVAKHMFSCIESFTESAPRSTIIEVLIVVYDQDHTSIKGFDDEFNRRVSYTGRSKERFSKERQPPQAERPRSTRPTTSHGRQHIINFGKIDLKIYQGDITAVGVDVLVYSSNTECDLSRGAVAQAILKKGGRDITTELNTQKDKMKNDLLVVTSGGKLPCDKIIHLDMLNTSKDLKWKIFQVLKKTDDLQKHKVAIPALGTANANVSVYQVATEMLGVISQYRPQHVQEVHVVIYENSMLKSFIDATGKCRDQIKAEPAQYGDKVVADMGLGPRSKTRIERELKETDTGKAPALSEVKFVIFGKVKSDTDKAVKVLEKNISAEIKDKEIKAGKVLKEFRKEQDDELKKIEALCGVEIKVDKKSDKIVLKGFTVNLSIALEKANMVVKDAEQDRLAGLKANLVSESVQWYYICSKKGDKDELVEYPAKTNLQLEQDFESLKSSSSITDKDGNKFIIDFTDMEEYAKNDKNDRVKVLRKSKISGKDTTFKIPDDWELMDDKENCRVVTLIPSTNEFQTVSKKFLSSVGSQRQIVEINRIQNKTLYQQYVAKKKSIDSTNPTGHQNENSLWHGFAKDAMDSINRFGFNRGYCGKNATAYGDGVYFARDASYSVRDTYSVPDSNGNKRMYLCKVLTGEYTIGGYGMRTPPLKSKPHIVYDCVVDDTSNPAMYIIFHDAQAYPEYMIMFK; encoded by the exons CTGTAGAAGCAGTTCTATCCAAAACACCTTTATTATTTGATGAAAAGACAACAATattaatagaaaaaatatatgTGGAGGATGATCCAGACGTTGAGGATTACAATAGATGTACTATTGAGGTAACAGGAATGAGCCAGTTCTCTACTAAAAATGGTGTTAAGTTATACTTCGAGTCTAAAAGAGGTGCTAATGCAGATGTTTTGAGTTTAGACTATGTTGAAGAAGAGGAAATGTACCTTATCAAATTTGAAAGTGAAGAAG TGGTTGATGAATGTTTGACGAAGACTCACAGATTAGATCAGACTGATTTATATGTTAGAAAACATATTCCTCTTCAACCAGATGCTACTTATCCAAAACAAGCTTTTGTTTCTGGCTTCAATATGAAAACTACAGAGGAAGCTCTAAGAAACTACCTTGAGGCCAGATCTAAAACTgatgtaaaacaatttatatttggAGATATTGAAGGCACAGCTATTGTTGAATTCAAAACACAGCCag ACATAGAAAAGCTCACTAGTGAATGTAAGAATAGACAACTTAATGGATGTTTTCTGAAAGTAGAATCTGTTCCTGTATCAAAGTCAATTATTGTATCAAAAATTAAACCAGGGACAACCAAAGATGCTGTAATGTTCTACTTCGACAATGAGAGAAAGTCGGGTGTCACAGGAGTAGAGGAAGTTGACCTTGACAATAAGAATAATACTTGTATAGTTGATTTTGTGGACTGTGAAG CCCCTTTCACAGCATGTAAAAAGGAACACAAAATAGAAGGAAGTGTTGTCAAAGTTGAGATATACTATAAATGTCTTGGTGGCACTGCTACTGGAGACGGACCAAAATTTAAACCACTGGACCCTCTGAGTGTAGACCTTGATATCAAGATAGTCCAGTTCCTGTCTAATTCTGATACAGCAAAAGAGGAGGTGAACAAAGTTTTAAAACCATACAATGCATGCATTCCAAAGTGGCCTGCAGGTAAAAGTGCTTCAATAACTATAATATGTACTCTTACAGCTGATACAAAAGACTGTAAGAAACTTGTCAAAACATGGGAAGATGATGTTGGAAAGTGCTTAAAAACATTTGTGGCTACTTTACATGTAGAAAAATGTGAAATGTTGCAGGATGCGTGGACACCAGTGATTGATAAACTAAGGAGTGTTAGTATAGATAAACCTGATTTAGTGGCTTTGAGTGTTGAGAAAAAGgaatatgaaatttatataatGGGATACAAAAAACAAGTTACTGATCTTTCAAAGAAAGTCAAATCAATCATATCTGAAGTCTCCGCTGAGATTGAGAAAAAGAAACAACAAGTCAAAGAAAAGGCCTCTTTGAAATATCATCAAATTGCCATTTTGGTTTTACGTGATTTTCCTAATAAGATTATGAAATCCTATAAAGAACTTAAGGTAGAAGCAGATAGTGACAAACTTGTAGTCACATTTGATGGTTTAGGCAAAGATGTCATGGAAGCTAAGCTAAAGATGTTTGAAGACATTCAGCATATTGCTTGTGTATCTGTGGGATCATTATCTAAGCAAATGGTAGAATTTGTAGAATCATCTGAAGTTTCAAACTTTATTAAAGAGCAGttcaagaaaaagaagaaaattggtgTTTGGGAAATATCTGAAGGAAGTTTGACAATGTATGCAATGTCTGACAAGGACGCCCATGaatgtataaaaatatacaaaaacagtGTGGTAGAATCCTCTGTAAGTATTGAGGATGCTCAAAGTTCTTTGATGAAAACTGACAAGTGGAGGGAATTAGTTGATAAAATTAAAGGCAAATGTCCAAATCAAATAGTTCAAATTTTGCATGACTCAGATGGAAAAATAGTAATTTTATGTACCCTTGAAGGCAAAATTGGCATGATAAGGGAGGACATTGAGGATTTTCTACGGGATAATACAGTGGAGAATGTCTCTTTAGAGTTATCACCAGGAGAAATAAAAGTGatcaatttacattttaaatcCAAGTTTGAAGCCATtgaaaaagaatttcaaaaagATAAAGTTCAAATCAGCCTTGGAGCAAAATCTGTTGTCATTATGGGGAATTCTAAAGGTATTAAAGGAGCAAAAATAAAAGTAGAAAATATAATTAAAGAAATCTCAACTGAGGAACATACAGTATCTAAACCTGGTGTcttcaaatttatgaaaactgATCAAGGTAGACGAACAGTTAGTACAACTGAAAAAGAAGTGGGAGTCATCATCCAAACCTTAATTGATGGAGAAGATGACGTGACCAAAGATGAGGACACCACAACATTGAGACAACCATTCATAAACCCTACTGGTATTACACAGATAGCACAGAGTAATGTGGCAGGCAGGTTGGTTGTTGCTGTTCTAGGGGATATAACTCAGTTAGAAGTAGATGTAATAGTTAATGCTGCCAATGAGGATCTAGATCACAGGGGAGGACTAGCTAAAGTTATTGTCAATAAAG GAGGAAAGGACATTCAGAGAGAATGTACAAAGCATGTAAAACAGAAGGGAAAGTTATCTGAAGGTGAAGTCTATTGCAGTAAAGCaggaaaattaaaatgtaaaatgatagCTCATGCTTTTGGACCTGTCTGGAAAAATGGCAGAAGTAATGAAGAAGATCATCTACGAGATTGTGTAATGGAAAGTATGGGTGAAACAGACAACCGTTCAATGTCATCCATTGCCATTCCAGCCATATCAACAGGCATCTTTGGTTATCCTACAGACAAAGCCACTAAAGTTATTGTAGAAGCTGTGCAGGACTATTTCAAGCAGAATTCAAACAGTAAAATAAAGAAAGTTTATCTGTGTGATATCAATGAGGGTACAATTAAGCTTTTTGTTGATGGGATGAAGAAATATTTTGGTACTGCCAAGATCCTTGCTGACCCAGAGGAAACAGTTAACCCTTGGAAGAACTATGTACAACCTTCAG AACGAGGTCGTGATGGTAGAAAAGGAACCGTTCAGTTTGGCAGTGTTTCAGTGAGAGTTGTAAAAGGACAGTTGGCTCAACAAAAG GTTGATGTTATAGTAAACTCTACTTCAAGAGATTTGAATTTAGGAGGTGGCATGTTGTCAAAATCTGTGCTGAAGGCTGGAGGTCAGGGGTTACAGAATGAATGTACACAGAATTATCCCAATGGTATTAAAGAAGGAGAAGTTGCTATTACAACAGGTGGAAAGCTGTCATGTAAAAACGTGCTCCATGGATGTCTACCAAGCTGGCATCATGACCAGTCATCCATTAAG ATTCTGGAAACGTTCATAACAGAGTGTCTGAATGTTTCAACCAAGAAACAACACAAATCTATAGCTTTTCCATCTCTTGGTACTGGTAAACTTGGTTATCCTGTTGATCAAGTAGCCAAACACATGTTTTCATGTATAGAAAGTTTCACAGAAAGTGCACCAAGGTCTACAATAATAGAAGTCTTGATTGTTGTATATGATCAAGACCATACAAGTATAAAG GGATTTGATGATGAATTTAATAGAAGGGTGAGCTATACTGGCAGGTCTAAAGAGCGGTTTAGCAAAGAGAGGCAGCCTCCACAAGCAG AGAGACCTAGAAGTACAAGACCAACTACATCACATGGAAGACAGCACATAATAAACTTTGGAAAGATTGACCTCAAAATCTACCAAGGGGACATAACTGCAGTTGGAGTTGATGTTCTTGTATACAGTAGTAATACAGAATGTGACTTGTCTAGAG GTGCAGTTGCCCAGGCTATACTGAAGAAAGGAGGTAGAGATATCACTACAGAGTTAAATACACAAA AAGACAAAATGAAGAATGATCTGCTTGTAGTGACATCTGGAGGAAAGTTGCCATGTGATAAAATTATTCACTTAGATATGCTAAATACCTCAAAAGACCTAAAGTGGAAAATATTCCAGGTTCTCAAGAAGACTGATGATCTACAAAAACATAAAGTAGCAATTCCAGCTCTAG GGACAGCCAATGCCAATGTTTCTGTGTATCAAGTAGCTACAGAAATGCTTGGTGTAATAAGTCAATACCGTCCACAACATGTACAAGAAGTACATGTagttatatatgaaaatagtatGCTGAAATCATTCATTGATGCCACAGGAAAATGTAGAGATCAGATTAAAGCAGAGCCTGCTCAGTATGGAGATAAAGTTGTGGCAGATATGGGATTGG gtCCTAGGAGTAAGACAAGGATAGAAAGGGAACTAAAGGAAACAGATACAGGAAAGGCTCCAGCATTGTCTGAGGTCAAGTTTGTTATATTTGGTAAAGTGAAGTCAGATACAGACAAAGCAGTTAAAGTTCTGGAGAAAAATATTTCTGCTGAGATCAAGGACAAGGAAATCAAAGCTGGAAAAGTACTTAAGGAATTTAGAAAAGAACAG gATGATGAATTAAAGAAAATAGAAGCTTTGTGTGGTGTTGAAATTAAGGTTGATAAAAAATCAgataaaattgtattgaaaggTTTCACAGTTAATTTATCAATAGCTTTGGAAAAGGCTAACATGGTTGTTAAAGATGCAGAACAAGATAGACTGGCAGGTCTTAAAGCAAACCTAGTTTCTGAGAGTGTACAGTGGTACTACATATGCAGCAAGAAAGGCGATAAGGATGAGTTAGTGGAATACCCTGCAAAAACAAACCTGCAGCTTGAACAGGACTTTGAGAGCCTGAAATCTTCATCAAGTATCACTGATAAAGATGGCAATAAGTTTATCATTGACTTTACTGATATGGAAGAGTATGCAAAAAATGACAAGAATGATCGAGTAAAGGTTCTACGGAAGTCTAAAATCAGTGGAAAAG ATACTACATTTAAGATTCCAGATGATTGGGAATTAATGGATGATAAAGAGAACTGCAGAGTTGTTACCCTGATACCAAGTACAAATGAATTCCAAACAGTGTCCAAGAAATTCCTTTCAAGTGTAGGAAGTCAAAGACAAATTGTTGAG ATTAACAGAATTCAAAACAAAACCCTTTACCAACAGTATGTAGCCAAGAAGAAGTCAATTGATAGCACCAATCCAACTGGTCATCAGAATGAAAATTCCCTGTGGCATGGATTTGCCAAGGATGCTATGGATAGTATAAATAGATTTGGCTTTAATAGAGGCTATTGTGGTAAAAATG CTACAGCCTATGGTGACGGTGTGTATTTTGCTAGGGATGCCAGTTATTCTGTACGAGACACATATTCAGTACCAGACTCTAATGGGAACAAAAGAATGTACCTATGTAAAGTATTGACAGGAGAATATACCATTGGAGGTTATGGAATGAGAACTCCTCCACTAAAGAGTAAACCACACATTGTATATGATTGTGTTGTGGATGACACCTCAAATCCAGCTATGTATATTATTTTCCATGATGCTCAGGCCTATCCAGAATACATGATTATGTTCAAATGA